The Syngnathus typhle isolate RoL2023-S1 ecotype Sweden linkage group LG1, RoL_Styp_1.0, whole genome shotgun sequence genome includes a window with the following:
- the rbm22 gene encoding pre-mRNA-splicing factor RBM22, whose product MATSLGSNTYNRQNWEDADFPILCQTCLGENPYIRMTKEKYGKECKICARPFTVFRWCPGTRMRFKKTEVCQTCSKMKNVCQTCLLDLEYGLPIQVRDTGLAIKDDIPRSDVNKEYFTQNMETELADLDAAWPGGQGGKAASSSDMLLKLARTTPYYKRNRPHICSFWVKGECRRGEECPYRHEKPTDPDDPLADQNIKDRYYGINDPVADKLLKRASTMPRLDPPDDKSITTLYIAGLGETVTDGDLKGFFYQFGEIRTITLVQRQQCAFIQFATRQAAEMAAENSFNKLIINGQRLTVKWGRSQAARGKEGEGVSEMGTRLDPVPGLPGALPPPPPLDEEPPANYFNLDPSTSPAVMNLTLPPPPGLNPPPPGFGPPMFHPMGPMAPPMPPPMGMRPPGQIHYPSQDPQRMGAHAAHGARHGD is encoded by the exons ATGGCGACGTCCCTCGGCTCCAACACTTACAATAGACAGAACTGGGAAGACGCG GATTTCCCGATTCTCTGTCAAACATGTTTAGGAGAAAACCCTTACATCCGAATG ACCAAAGAGAAATATGGGAAAGAATGCAAG ATCTGTGCACGGCCTTTTACCGTATTCCGCTGGTGTCCAGGGACACGTATGCGTTTCAAGAAGACCGAAGTTTGTCAGACTTGTAGTAAAATGAAGAATGTTTGTCAAACATGTCTGCTGGATCTGGAGTATG gTTTACCCATCCAGGTTCGAGATACTGGCCTTGCCATTAAAGATGACATTCCTCGCTCGGATGTGAACAAAGAATACTTTACACAGAACATGGAGACGGAG TTAGCTGATTTGGATGCCGCATGGCCAGGCGGTCAGGGCGGCAAGGCGGCCAGCTCTAGTGACATGTTGCTGAAACTGGCTCGCACAACACCATACTACAAGAGGAACCGTCCACACATCTGCTCCTTCTGGGTTAAGGGCGAGTGTAGGAGAGGGGAAGAGTGTCCTTACAG GCATGAGAAGCCCACAGATCCTGATGACCCGCTCGCTGACCAGAACATCAAGGATCGTTACTATGGCATCAATGATCCAGTTGCTGACAAGCTTCTGAAACGGGCCTCCACCATGCCCAGGCTGGACCCCCCAGATGACAAGTCCATTACCACACTGTACATTGCAGGTCTTGGCGAAACAGTCACGGATGGAGATCTCAA gggcttCTTCTACCAGTTTGGTGAGATTCGTACCATCACATTGGTACAAAGGCAGCAATGCGCCTTCATCCAGTTCGCCACACGGCAAGCTGCTGAAATGGCCGCAGAAAATTCATTCAACAAGCTCATCATCAATGGTCAGAGGCTCACGGTCAAGTGGGGAAG GTCCCAGGCAGCAAGAGGAAAAGAGGGCGAAGGAGTTAGTGAGATGGGTACCAGACTTGATCCTGTGCCAGGACTACCAGGAG CGTTacctccaccaccacctctTGATGAAGAACCTCCAGCAAATTATTTCAACCTGGACCCAAGTACTTCTCCAGCTGTCATGAACCTTACTTTGCCACCACCCCCAGGCCTCAACCCGCCTCCTCCAG GTTTTGGCCCGCCAATGTTTCACCCCATGGGTCCCATGGCTCCACCAATGCCCCCGCCCATGGGCATGAGACCTCCAGGTCAAATCCACTACCCTTCTCAGGATCCCCAGCGGATGGGTGCCCACGCTGCACACGGTGCACGCCATGGCGATTAG